The DNA sequence CTGCACCCCCTTCCGACCTGGGACTTCATACTGACTCCGGAGTATCAGGATTGGTACGTGCGCTCATTCGGACATATGCTGAGATTGTCGGCGTATGTTCCTCAGCCACCTCAGCATGCAGTGTTTGAGCCGGTTCCTTATTATGTACCACAGCCACCATAGCCACAGGACCAGAGTACGTCCGGCCACCACTCTCATCACTCTCAGCACAGCCACCATTCCCAGCACTCTCAGCACAGCCACCATTCCCAGCACTCTCAGCATAGCCACCATTCATAGCACTCTCAGCTGATACTGACGATTCCAATCGGTCATgattggtttgacttctccgtCGGCGGTCACGGAGATCAGCAACTACAGAATTGGGCCAATGCTATTTTGGGTGGTTGGTCAGATTTTAGTGCTATGCATTCACCGTCAGCCTCAGCTGATCCACATGGGGCATTAGTAGGTATGAGCCATGGTTTGCAGTGTCCTGCTTCCGACCACACGTCAGAGGGTGCATCGTCTGATAGTGGATTCCTTCGGCGGACATACACACTTGTTGACGAGTACAACCCCGGTGCATCCGCTCCAGTAGAGGCAGGTAGGTCGGCACTTCCGACAAAGGCGGGTGGGTCGGAGCCTCCGGCAGAGGCAGCTGGGTCGGCCGTTGCAGGTATGGGTGACTCAGTTCCAGGTCACCCATATGACCTACGGATGGAGCGAAATCCACCTGATAGGTATACTCCGTCGCGGCCAGGTCTGGGCATGATGGGTAAGGCACTGAGCTGGATGGGTTGTAAGAAGTGAGCATCGGGTTAGGGTTTTTAGATTTCATACTAGGGTTCAATGTAATACGTATTTAATGTTCTGTATGTTGGCCGATGTTATTCGTAGTTAAAAATTTGTATGTTTGCTTCAGTAAGGCGATAAATGTTAACATTATCATGGTCTTAAACATCAATGgataatttcaaatttaaaaatacaaacacgactaagacaaaaagaaaatctattataaaaatgcaaattcaaaaataaaaacacaataaaaataaaagtcaTTCCCCCCAACCACTCGATCCAGCACGCTGAGGACATCGACTCCGACTATGTCCCTGAGCACCACAGAGACGACATATCCGAGGACCACGTATGTCGCGTGAGTCCATTTCGTTCAAGTATCTGGTTAATTTTCGGCGACCTTTCGACGTTCGCCTCAAGGCGGGTTTAGCGACCAATGTGGGTCCCTCATACGCAAGCCATGTCTCGGCATCACCTAACGGTGAGAACTCGAATCTATATACCTTACGGACCTCTGTCATCTTGTACACGTCATGCACATACACTTGCCAATCGATTCGCTGGTTAGCACAGCAAGAAATAACATGGCGACATGGTATTCGTTCCCCCTGAAAGTGCCCACAGTCACACATACATCGTGCAAGATCAACGACTAACATCTTTCCGCTAGTCATTTTGCGCACCTCAAATACTTCATTCCGTCTGTCAAAATGGTGCACAACTATATTCCCAGCCTGTTGCATACTTGCCTCTATCTGCTGTTGTGCGAATACGGAATAAGTATATCCAGCACGTTTGCGTTCGTGAGACTCAGCACTCTTCCGCGTAAAAAGTTTATTTAACCGATAATATGTTGCTCGGACTAGTGCTAACACAGGTAGATTATGGGCACCCTTCAACACTGAGTTAATGCACTCGACAAGGTTCGTCGTCATATGGTCCCATCGATGTCCCTCGTCGAATACCAATACCCAATGGCATCGCACCACCTGGCATATGCCTCGCCTCGCTCTTCCAACCTCTTATAGTTGATGTTATACTCCTCCACCGTTCTTGAATACCCAATATTGACCACAAGCTTTTGCAAGTGAAGGACTTTGAATGCTCGTAGGAAGTTGCTGTCGATGTGCCTTATACAAAACATCCACCATGCTCTTGGAGGTTGTCATTCACCTCCAGAACGATTTACTGCTGCCCGAATTGACTCATGCCGCTCCGAGATCATACCCACACCATCTTTTCTGACAATATGCATTCACAGATTCCTTAGAAAGAAGTGCCACGCATCAGTTGTCTCCCCTTCCACCAAGGCAAAAGCGATAGGCACAATGTTCTGGTTCCCATCCTGTGCAACAGCAACCAGAAGTGTACCTTTGTACTTTTCATATAGGTGTGTTCCGTCAACCTGAACTAGGGGCTTGCAATGCCTGAATGCCCTAACGCATGGATTGAAACTCCAAAATACGCGATGAAGTATTTTTACCCCTTGCGCCTCTTCATTCCCATTGTAGAGTGGGCGTGTTTATATCTGGACAATTGACCCAGGCATCTTCTGAACCATAACCGAGAGCCACCACGACAAAGCTTGGTAATTCTCCTCCCAATCACCGAAAACTTTTGCTATGGACTTCTGCTTTACCAACCAAGCCTTTCGGTAACTGATGGTATAGTTGAACCTTGACTGGACTTCGGCTATTATAGTTTTCACCTTTATGGACGGGTCAGTCTCGACCAATGGCCTTATAGCCTCAACAACTGTGTCCGAGTCCAACTTGGAATGATCCTGTGAAATCACTCCCGTTGTGCACGTGTGCCTATCGTTGTATCTGCGTATCTCCCAACAACCTTTTTCCGTATCGAGCTAGCTCGGATAAGCCGGTCGCACCCACGCCCATACAACTTGCATTTTGCATAGAACGTTTGTGACTCAGACTCATACACGTCGTAGTCAACTCCTCTAGCGATAGTGTAACTTCTAATTGCTGCCACGACCGACTTTCTAGAACTGTATTCCATTCCAATCCGAAACTCTCCGTCCTCGGGATCAGCAACGCCTACAGAAAGTGCCCATCATCGTTTATTAATCAATCCAAAGTATATATTAAAGATAACATATTATTCAGTCATCACGTACCTATGTTTGAATATTCTGGAAACTCTGGTGCATGCATGGCGTCGAGATCCAACTCACGCATAAAAGGTGGAACGTTCATCGGTTGACTGATTGAGGGGTGAACCATTACATTATCAACTGCTGTCTCAACTCCCACATCACCATCCTCGTCTTCGTCGCCGGCTTCATAAGTGGCTTCGAAGTCATCTTTGCTGTTACTATTCATTCTCTCGTACACTGCAGCTCTATCATCCTCCACCTCTAAGTCATTTTGAATCCCTTCCGCCTCTACAGtttcaaactcaacatacaGCTCAATCTGTGGCTGTCGTATTTGAGTCTGCCGGTGAATTTGAAACATATTATGCATAGTCACTTCGTTAGTGATTGGCATGATATCAAACTGTATTAGACCACCAAAAACTACAACCGGATTCCGGTATAGAATTGTGCTCACTCTCATTAACGTACCGTTCTCCATGCTTTGACGGAGACCATTCTGAAGTTCCATAAACGTCATGGTGCATGGAACCACAAATGAAAACGGATTCTGGCACACAAATCTCACTCCCTCATGAGTATTACGTATTATCTCACCGTCGCGATACACTACCAAGTTTGCGGTACCCTCCATTACACCAGAAACACACTCAAAGAGCACTCACGCACTTTCTCAGAATTTAAATGAACCCAAGCACTACCTTATATAGAGTAGCATTCACCACGCCCCCACGTTTTGATTGCCTCAGACGAATCACGTCCTGTCACGTGTCAGGACGCCCTACGTGCCACGTCATCACGCCTCCACGTGGTGCTTCTGTGGCCCGTTCATCTTCCGCCACGTCATCATCACGCTCCCACATGATGCCTACGTGGCCAATTCTTGCTCCGCCACGTCATCATCACACCCCCACATTCTAGGTTAGCACGCCCCCATGTGATGCCACCGTGTCCCATTCAACCTGCGCCACGTCATCTCACCTGACACTCGTCGCAGTCAACACGCCCCTGCGTGTTGAACATGGATCCACTATTGGGTAAAACACAATATTTTCCCATTTCTAGCCAAAACACCACTTTacttttcatattaaaattctTGAGCCACATTTTGCAACGTGCTCctcttttttcttgtttttcattgCTGCCAAAATGTAACTTGCGTTTTGTGCTCTCTAACAATGCTAACTAGGGGTGTTCAAATCCAAACCGATCCAAATTAAACTGctcatccaatccaatccaaaccgaaATCGATTAAAACCGCATTAATTTGGATCtaattggattttattttttacaaaccgctggatcggatcggatttcgGATCTACTTTTCAAAaccgatccaatccaatccaaaccgcacaatgtgctataatattattattttattattatatttataattatacttataacatgtttaatttattatacatttttatattattcatgtattattattatttaataaatagtttatgttcaaaatgttatttattatttattttaactaacctataattttatttctatattatgttattgttggctttttaagatattgttgagacttgttatgttattgttaattatttaaaatttgatgttaagacttgttatatgtatttaatttttttaatttacaaaaccgcaaatccaatccaatccaaaccgcttgaaattggatcggatcggatcggatcggattttttttaaaacatcaTCCAATCCAAACTGCACCGCTTGAAATTGGATCAGATCGGATGAGTTTTTTACTCAAAACCGATCCAAACCGCACTGCAAACACCCTTAATGCTAACTCTACATTCATGCATAATACAccatgcattcattttttacCAATTTACCATTTTTTAATCCATTTACAAATTAATTTCTATAGAGGCATGTCCTAATAATGTGTCATTTAGTTTTAACGACAAAATCATATGGACTCGAAAaccaaaaatttaatttaaaaaatttatggcCTAAATAAAGCTGGTTTGAATTTATTATGTGATATGCCACGGACTTAGAGGAGAATAAGTAGTGACTTTGACtctcaaaaaatttaagaaattttacttatatataaaatatgtgtttaaaaaataaaaaatattatataatttaataattttatatgtattattttttattatgtaatgAATTTATGtcttaattatttaattcactaatattttttacttatttaatttaatatcatacctttaaatttttgtattttttaaattagtttttatataataatttttatatttaattttcaaaaaatcttttatttttatattaatatatttaatatttatattattatattaataatgacTTATGTAGTTATATTTTAGTAATCACATTATGtattttagatattattttaactAAACACGCTATAAATTATTggtattttataattttataatatagtatattattatatttttttatataatgatcatattaaaaataaaattataaaaaaaatataattatatatatatatatattgataaattttttaaaaaattaactctaataattatatattaatcatctttataaaaaaaattatctaaaatttgatCTTCCATATTAAAATTTCTGAATCCATATTTGTACATGACTTTAAGATATCGATGCAATATTTATCAATCAATTTATAGCAATTATTTTCGCAACCAAAGTATATGAGAACTTAAATCGAATAGTGTAATAGTTATAGACTTACAGCTAGCTGGCTGTGACTATTTGCAATTAAGCAACACTTTTATCTTGaggcatatatatatatatataagccaAAGCCTAGGCCACAACTTTCCATTGATGTGGACGCTGTTGAAAAGAAAGCACAAAGGGAGTCAGTTTTAGATCGAGTAGCcgaaagagataagatagatATTAATAAGATTAGGGGTACGGTGGCAACCAAGCAGGTAGGAGTGGATTTTTGTCATATCTAATTTCATTTCGTTCTACAAAAATTTACATAAAATCTGCTCCGTTTTTATTTAGGTAATAAAAAATTGGAcctaaacaaaattaaaattttaactcAATTTGTCTTTTTTTACAGATTAAGCAGGTCAGTTCCGTAGATTTGACCTATTTTGTCATCCATAATATTTAAGATATATGGATATTgaacacaaaaatattaatatatttttaaaaaaatattaaaaatattaaaaattattattttttattattatttaattattaatttaattttattagtcTAATTTATTTagtctaataatttaataatatattttattatatatttttaaatattaataattagttaataattaaaaataataaattatgatgacttcttaatattttttattaaatcacttattcaaaaataattaaattttattttttaaaattttaaatattatatcataaaattaataacaatttaaatatttagatagaaaatatataaataattataaatctAATACTTTATGagtttaattatataaaaattttatatggtATCATTTAGTTAGATTTATACGttagataatttttaaaataataatacacAATTAATTATGTAAAACTTGTTTACCTTGACTGTCCATAAAATCGAAATTCATAATTTATACCAAATCTTAATCGATCACACGGTTCACTGAACCTTAGCAGTTATCAGCCATATATCCTCTCAACCTCTCCACAGTAATCTCCATCAAAGTTTGAAACTTCTTTTTCTTGTCAAAAGAGATTAGAAACCACCGTATCAATTTTTACCATAAGCTAATAAAAATTCGGTCgcaatttatattattattctaGTAATTATGCATGTAATAAGTTAATTATTTCGTAGTTGCAAAATTAAAAAGCTAAGCCTATCTACAACGTGTAGACCACAATAAACAACATAAGATTATGGTTATGGGCATGTAAAGAGGACAAAAGAGAAACCCAAAGATAGATGAGGCATGCACGTGATTATGGACATAACACGCAACACAACAAAATAGTGCGTGGATTTGTTTTCCAAATCATTGAATATGGTGCCTTTTCTCTCTACTCTCTTCATATGAGTTAGTAAAATCAAATCTCATTATCTCATGCTACTAACTCTAGTGGTCACGGGCACAAGGAAAATATGGCAAATATAGGGGAAGCAAATTAAATCACCACCAATTAAGATTTTTTGGCGGTTgtctcctcttcttttctttctagaAGCTAAgaatttttcgaaaatgatctttttttattcttttggtttttttatttttttttttgtcctttataaacaattaagttttaaagataaatatattactattttttggaatttacaaaaagaaaagttaaAACAATAATATATGTGTTACTTTGTCTTATGCATTGAACTAATTTCTATAAGCAATTTTAAGGTATGGTCTAactaactttaattttatacaAACAATTTTCTTCTCAgttcacaaaaaaaattgttaggCCTTGTGTTGAAATATTTTGTGAATTGTACATATTAAAACAGACCATATACTATTTCAAAACAATGAGAAAGTTAGCAAAATATTATTGCATATTTGTGAAACACATTTGATCCATGTTTTGCACATCAAATGCACAACCGGTATTAGTTGTGACCATATTGATATTCATAGATTATTGAATCTCAATTTCCAATCCACTTCAATTCCACATTTCCTTCTATCCGTGAACTAATAATATTTCACAAGATTGAACCACAAATACAGATAACTTCCTATACCTTAAATCCTGAATGGAACAACCTATTTAATTTCTTCCTGCACATGTTGGAAATTAAAGGTTCGTTCTCCAATGCCATGAATTTAATAAGTGAggagaatcataagcaaaacacTCATCAAGTACATCCtccttttattatatatattaattaaccCAAATCTTGCACCAATATTCAATTCTTTCCCAAATGATATTGCTATGAGCAACTtcttctgaacaaaacactcaTCAAGTACATCCTCCGTCCGTGTGCATGTGGTTAAAgtttttaaaagttagaagACGCTTTTAAAATGCATTTACCGAAGAGATTTTTAGAATTGGCTTAtacttattaaaattataaaatctaatgcaatttcatatattaataaaaatataaatttattctaatatttatgtctattataatttttaaattttaaaaattattttactaaacaTAATTGTTcctatttatatttattaaaagttgtgtttagtttaatttatcaaatatagatactacatttttttaataata is a window from the Arachis stenosperma cultivar V10309 chromosome 3, arast.V10309.gnm1.PFL2, whole genome shotgun sequence genome containing:
- the LOC130965645 gene encoding uncharacterized protein LOC130965645 — encoded protein: MEGTANLVVYRDGEIIRNTHEGVRFVCQNPFSFVVPCTMTFMELQNGLRQSMENGTLMRVSTILYRNPVVVFGGLIQFDIMPITNEVTMHNMFQIHRQTQIRQPQIELYVEFETVEAEGIQNDLEVEDDRAAVYERMNSNSKDDFEATYEAGDEDEDGDVGVETAVDNVMVHPSISQPMNVPPFMRELDLDAMHAPEFPEYSNIGVADPEDGEFRIGMEYSSRKSVVAAIRSYTIARGVDYDVYESESQTFYAKCKLYGRGCDRLIRASSIRKKDHSKLDSDTVVEAIRPLVETDPSIKVKTIIAEVQSRFNYTISYRKAWLVKQKSIAKVFGDWEENYQALSWWLSVMDGNQNIVPIAFALVEGETTDAWHFFLRNLHIDSNFLRAFKVLHLQKLVVNIGYSRTVEEYNINYKRLEERGEAYARWCDAIGYWYSTRDIDGTI